One Schistocerca cancellata isolate TAMUIC-IGC-003103 chromosome 1, iqSchCanc2.1, whole genome shotgun sequence genomic region harbors:
- the LOC126098486 gene encoding micronuclear linker histone polyprotein-like, with product MYGLRLVQFSTDFSNHTAASLTGKKTTKGKKTTKGKKTTKGKKTTKGKKTTKGKKTTKGKKTTKGKKTTKGKKTTKGKKTTKGKKTTKGKKTTKGKKTTKGKKTTKGKKTTKGKKTTKGKKTTKGKKTTKGKKTTKGKKTTKGKKTTKGKKTTKGKKTTKGKKTTKGKKTTKGKKTTKGKKTTKGKKTTKGKKTTKGKKTTKDKKTTKDKKTTKDKKTTKDKKTTKDKKTTKDKKTTKDKKTTKDKKTTKDKKTTKDKKTTKDKKTTKDKKTTKDKKTTKDKKTTKDKKTTKDKKTTKDKKTTKDKKTTKDKKTTPAVALAARAAESNNPLSSAMQEALRTPRRPAANDL from the coding sequence ATGTATGGTTTAAGACTCGTTCAATTTTCTACGGACTTTTCTAATCACACGGCTGCCTCGTTGACAGGCAAGAAGACGACGAAAGGCAAGAAGACGACGAAAGGCAAGAAGACGACGAAAGGCAAGAAGACGACGAAAGGCAAGAAGACGACGAAAGGCAAGAAGACGACGAAAGGCAAGAAGACGACGAAAGGCAAGAAGACGACGAAAGGCAAGAAGACGACGAAAGGCAAGAAGACGACGAAAGGCAAGAAGACGACGAAAGGCAAGAAGACGACGAAAGGCAAGAAGACGACGAAAGGCAAGAAGACGACGAAAGGCAAGAAGACGACGAAAGGCAAGAAGACGACGAAAGGCAAGAAGACGACGAAAGGCAAGAAGACGACGAAAGGCAAGAAGACGACGAAAGGCAAGAAGACGACGAAAGGCAAGAAGACGACGAAAGGCAAGAAGACGACGAAAGGCAAGAAGACGACGAAAGGCAAGAAGACGACGAAAGGCAAGAAGACGACGAAAGGCAAGAAGACGACGAAAGGCAAGAAGACGACGAAAGGCAAGAAGACGACGAAAGGCAAGAAGACGACGAAAGGCAAGAAGACGACGAAAGACAAGAAGACGACGAAAGACAAGAAGACGACGAAAGACAAGAAGACGACGAAAGACAAGAAGACGACGAAAGACAAGAAGACGACGAAAGACAAGAAGACGACGAAAGACAAGAAGACGACGAAAGACAAGAAGACGACGAAAGACAAGAAGACGACGAAAGACAAGAAGACGACGAAAGACAAGAAGACGACGAAAGACAAGAAGACGACGAAAGACAAGAAGACGACGAAAGACAAGAAGACGACGAAAGACAAGAAGACGACGAAAGACAAGAAGACGACGAAAGACAAGAAGACGACGAAAGACAAGAAGACGACGAAAGACAAGAAGACGACTCCAGCAGTTGCGCTGGCAGCGCGGGCGGCAGAGAGCAATAACCCGCTGTCCTCAGCGATGCAGGAAGCGCTGAGAACGCCAAGGAGGCCGGCAGCGAACGACCTCTAG